In Streptomyces alboniger, the following are encoded in one genomic region:
- a CDS encoding toxin-antitoxin system HicB family antitoxin: MGSTVLSLRIDGELHDRLRAHAAKRGMSVQDYVVRTLIRDDFDERFARSVEETEKFYGAA, encoded by the coding sequence ATGGGATCGACAGTGCTCAGCCTGCGGATAGACGGTGAGCTGCACGACCGGCTCCGGGCGCACGCCGCGAAAAGAGGAATGAGCGTCCAGGACTACGTGGTCCGGACGCTCATTCGAGACGACTTCGACGAACGGTTCGCGAGGTCCGTCGAGGAGACGGAGAAGTTCTACGGGGCGGCGTGA
- a CDS encoding ribbon-helix-helix protein, CopG family — MAMTLRLPDDLDAKLTERARREGRSKQELAIEAIREAQDRAELKVDDVLAELMDSDAEILDYLK; from the coding sequence ATGGCAATGACACTCCGACTCCCCGACGACCTCGACGCGAAGCTCACCGAACGCGCGCGCCGCGAGGGCCGCAGCAAACAGGAGCTTGCCATCGAGGCCATCCGTGAGGCTCAGGACCGGGCCGAGCTGAAGGTCGACGACGTCCTGGCAGAGCTGATGGACAGCGACGCGGAGATCCTGGACTACCTGAAGTGA
- a CDS encoding NCS2 family permease — translation MSPSATAPVDAGKEPPKPPQGGLDGYFKISERGSTLVREVRGGFATFFAMAYIIVLNPIILGSAKDMYGHQLDNKQLVTATVLTAAFTTLLMGVVGNVPIALAAGLGVNTVVALQLAPRMSWPDAMGMVVLAGFVVMLLVATGLRERVMSAVPLGLRKGIAIGIGLFIMLIGLVDSGFVSRMPDAAHTTVPLQLGGDGHLNGWPVLVFALGVLLTLALMVRKVPGAILISIVVMTLVAMIINSVAEVPSWGLTTPEWPGNPVSTPDFGLVGEISLFGGFEKVGVLTGVLFVFTVLLSCFFDAMGTIMGIGDEAKLTDANGNMPGINKVLFVDGIAVAAGGASSSSATTCFVESTAGVGEGARTGLANVVTGGLFAVALFLTPLATMVPSQAATPALLAVGFLILSGSIRQIDWADYTIAIPAFVTMLMMPFTYSITNGIGMGFITFTVLRLAAGRGRDVPAAMYAVSAVFAFYYLMPALDLT, via the coding sequence ATGTCCCCCTCGGCCACTGCCCCGGTCGACGCCGGTAAAGAGCCCCCGAAGCCCCCGCAGGGCGGGCTCGACGGCTACTTCAAGATCAGCGAGCGGGGCTCGACCCTGGTCAGGGAAGTCCGCGGCGGCTTCGCCACCTTCTTCGCGATGGCGTACATCATCGTGCTCAACCCGATCATCCTGGGCAGCGCGAAGGACATGTACGGGCACCAGCTCGACAACAAGCAGCTGGTCACCGCGACCGTGCTCACCGCCGCCTTCACCACGCTCCTGATGGGCGTCGTCGGCAACGTCCCGATCGCGCTCGCCGCGGGCCTCGGTGTGAACACCGTCGTCGCCCTCCAGCTCGCGCCCCGCATGTCCTGGCCCGACGCCATGGGCATGGTCGTCCTCGCGGGCTTCGTCGTGATGCTGCTCGTCGCGACCGGACTGCGGGAGCGCGTGATGAGCGCCGTGCCGCTCGGCCTGCGCAAGGGCATCGCGATCGGCATCGGCCTGTTCATCATGCTGATCGGCCTCGTCGACTCCGGCTTCGTCTCGCGCATGCCGGACGCCGCGCACACCACCGTGCCGTTGCAGCTCGGCGGGGACGGTCACCTCAACGGCTGGCCGGTGCTCGTCTTCGCGCTCGGCGTGCTGCTGACGCTGGCCCTGATGGTGCGCAAGGTGCCGGGCGCCATCCTGATCAGCATCGTCGTCATGACGCTCGTCGCGATGATCATCAACTCCGTCGCTGAGGTGCCGTCCTGGGGTCTGACCACTCCCGAGTGGCCGGGCAACCCGGTCTCGACGCCCGACTTCGGGCTCGTCGGTGAGATCAGCCTGTTCGGCGGCTTCGAGAAGGTCGGCGTCCTGACCGGCGTCCTCTTCGTCTTCACCGTGCTGCTCTCGTGCTTCTTCGACGCGATGGGCACGATCATGGGCATCGGCGACGAGGCGAAGCTGACCGACGCGAACGGCAACATGCCCGGCATCAACAAGGTGCTCTTCGTGGACGGCATCGCGGTCGCCGCGGGCGGCGCCTCGTCCTCCTCGGCCACCACCTGCTTCGTGGAGTCCACGGCGGGCGTCGGCGAGGGCGCGAGGACCGGCCTCGCGAACGTCGTCACCGGCGGCCTCTTCGCCGTCGCGCTCTTCCTCACGCCGCTCGCCACGATGGTCCCGTCCCAGGCGGCCACCCCCGCGCTGCTCGCGGTGGGCTTCCTGATCCTGTCGGGCTCCATCCGCCAGATCGACTGGGCGGATTACACGATCGCGATCCCCGCGTTCGTGACGATGCTGATGATGCCGTTCACGTACTCGATCACGAACGGCATCGGCATGGGCTTCATCACCTTCACGGTGTTGAGGCTGGCCGCGGGCCGGGGGCGGGACGTTCCGGCTGCGATGTACGCGGTGTCGGCCGTGTTCGCCTTCTATTACCTGATGCCGGCGTTGGATCTGACGTAG
- a CDS encoding DUF2530 domain-containing protein, translated as MAKWTPKHEAPEPLEGPVVATITGGTILWFVLFLAQLPFYGWFDDRDATWWVWTCLAGGGLGLIGIWYVRVRDAAIKRSKVTQSD; from the coding sequence ATGGCCAAGTGGACCCCCAAGCACGAAGCGCCGGAGCCCCTTGAGGGCCCCGTGGTCGCCACCATCACGGGCGGCACGATCCTCTGGTTCGTCCTCTTCCTGGCCCAGCTCCCCTTCTACGGCTGGTTCGACGACCGCGACGCCACCTGGTGGGTGTGGACCTGCCTGGCCGGCGGCGGCCTCGGCCTCATCGGCATCTGGTACGTACGGGTGCGCGACGCCGCGATCAAGAGGTCGAAGGTCACTCAGTCCGACTAG
- a CDS encoding HAD-IC family P-type ATPase — protein sequence MTHIDAGAELDPVHPVQPPEGPPKGLSAAEVAERVARGEVNDVPVRSSRSLAEIIRANVFTRFNAIIGVLWVIMLFVAPIQDSLFGFVIVANTGIGIIQEWRAKKTLDSLAVIGEAKPTVRRDGRAAEISASEIVLGDLVELGPGDKIPVDGEAVETDSLEVDESLLTGEADPVVKKPGDRMMSGSFVVAGGGSFTATKVGREAYAAQLAEEASRFTLVHSELRSGISTILKYVTWLMVPTSVGLVISQLVVKDDNFKESIAYTVGGIVPMIPEGLVLLTSVAFAIGVIRLGRKQCLVQELPAIEGLARVDTVCLDKTGTLTEGGMDVTELRPLNGSDEEYVRKVLGALGESDPRPNASLQAIIDAYPDSEEWRCTESLPFSSARKYSGASFSEGDGTASAWLLGAPDVLLPDDDPALTEIEELNEQGLRVLLLARAAGDLDDPDVADRADAAALVVLEQRLRPDAADTLRYFEEQDVAAKVISGDNAVSVGAVAGKLGLPGAQNTVDARRLPAEKDEMARALDDNAVFGRVTPQQKRDMVGALQSRGHTVAMTGDGVNDVLALKDADIGVSMGSGSEATRAVAQIVLLNNSFATLPSVVAEGRRVIGNITRVATLFLVKTVYSVILALLVVCSQVEYLFLPRHLTLLSTLTIGVPAFFLALAPNKERAQPHFVRRVMRYAIPGGVIAGGATFATYLLARHHYEGAGAREAETSAATLALFLIAMWVLAIIARPYTWWRIGLIGAMGLGFLLVLTVPWLQDFFQLKLVGTTMPWAAVAIAAVASLAIEVIYRWVDRRVPA from the coding sequence ATGACGCATATCGACGCGGGCGCCGAACTCGACCCCGTCCACCCCGTGCAGCCGCCCGAGGGGCCGCCCAAGGGGCTGAGCGCCGCCGAGGTCGCCGAGCGGGTCGCCCGCGGCGAGGTCAACGACGTACCGGTCCGCAGCTCCCGCTCCCTCGCCGAGATCATCCGGGCCAACGTCTTCACCCGCTTCAACGCGATCATCGGCGTGCTCTGGGTGATCATGCTGTTCGTCGCGCCGATCCAGGACAGCCTCTTCGGCTTCGTGATCGTCGCCAACACCGGCATCGGCATCATCCAGGAGTGGCGCGCCAAGAAGACCCTCGACTCCCTGGCCGTCATCGGCGAGGCCAAGCCGACCGTGCGGCGCGACGGCAGGGCCGCCGAGATCTCCGCCTCCGAGATCGTCCTCGGCGACCTGGTGGAGCTGGGCCCCGGCGACAAGATCCCGGTGGACGGCGAGGCCGTGGAGACCGACAGCCTGGAGGTCGACGAGTCGCTCCTGACCGGCGAGGCAGACCCCGTCGTCAAGAAGCCCGGCGACAGGATGATGTCGGGCTCGTTCGTGGTCGCGGGCGGCGGCTCGTTCACCGCCACCAAGGTCGGCCGCGAGGCGTACGCCGCGCAGCTCGCCGAGGAGGCGAGCCGCTTCACCCTCGTCCACTCCGAGCTGCGCTCCGGCATCTCCACGATCCTCAAGTACGTGACGTGGCTGATGGTGCCGACCTCCGTCGGCCTGGTGATCTCCCAGCTCGTCGTCAAGGACGACAACTTCAAGGAGTCCATCGCATACACGGTGGGCGGGATCGTCCCCATGATCCCGGAGGGGCTCGTCCTCCTCACCTCCGTGGCCTTCGCGATCGGGGTGATCCGGTTGGGCCGCAAGCAGTGCCTCGTCCAGGAACTGCCCGCGATCGAGGGCCTCGCGCGCGTCGACACGGTCTGCCTGGACAAGACCGGAACCCTCACCGAGGGAGGCATGGACGTCACCGAGCTGCGCCCGCTGAACGGCTCCGACGAGGAGTACGTACGTAAAGTCCTCGGCGCCCTCGGCGAATCCGACCCGCGCCCGAACGCCTCCCTCCAGGCCATCATCGACGCCTACCCCGACAGCGAGGAGTGGCGCTGCACGGAGTCCCTGCCCTTCTCCTCGGCCCGCAAGTACAGCGGCGCCTCCTTCAGCGAGGGCGACGGCACCGCGTCCGCCTGGCTGCTCGGCGCGCCCGACGTGCTGCTGCCCGACGACGACCCGGCCCTCACCGAGATCGAGGAGCTGAACGAACAGGGCCTGCGCGTCCTGCTCCTCGCCCGCGCCGCCGGCGACCTCGACGATCCCGACGTGGCCGACCGGGCGGACGCCGCCGCCCTGGTCGTCCTGGAGCAGCGGCTGCGCCCCGACGCCGCGGACACCCTGCGCTACTTCGAGGAGCAGGACGTGGCCGCCAAGGTCATCTCGGGCGACAACGCGGTCTCGGTGGGCGCGGTCGCGGGCAAGCTCGGCCTGCCCGGCGCGCAGAACACCGTGGACGCGCGGCGGCTGCCCGCCGAGAAGGACGAGATGGCGCGAGCCCTGGACGACAACGCGGTCTTCGGCCGGGTCACCCCGCAGCAGAAGCGCGACATGGTGGGCGCCCTCCAGTCACGGGGGCACACGGTCGCGATGACGGGCGACGGGGTGAACGACGTACTGGCTCTGAAGGACGCCGACATCGGCGTCTCGATGGGTTCGGGCTCGGAGGCGACGCGGGCCGTGGCCCAGATCGTGCTCCTCAACAACAGCTTCGCGACGCTGCCCTCCGTCGTCGCCGAGGGCCGCCGCGTCATCGGCAACATCACGCGCGTGGCCACACTGTTCCTGGTGAAGACCGTCTACTCGGTGATCCTCGCGCTGCTCGTGGTCTGCTCGCAGGTCGAGTACCTGTTCCTGCCGCGCCATCTGACGCTGCTGTCCACGCTGACGATCGGCGTCCCGGCCTTCTTCCTGGCCCTCGCCCCCAACAAGGAGCGCGCGCAACCGCACTTCGTCCGCAGGGTCATGCGCTACGCGATCCCGGGCGGCGTGATCGCGGGCGGCGCCACCTTCGCGACGTACCTTCTGGCCCGGCACCACTACGAGGGCGCGGGCGCGCGGGAAGCCGAGACAAGCGCGGCCACTCTGGCACTGTTCCTGATCGCCATGTGGGTCCTCGCCATCATCGCCCGCCCCTACACGTGGTGGCGGATCGGCCTCATCGGCGCGATGGGTCTCGGCTTCCTGCTCGTGCTGACCGTGCCCTGGCTCCAGGACTTCTTCCAGCTGAAGCTGGTGGGCACGACGATGCCGTGGGCGGCGGTCGCGATCGCGGCGGTGGCCTCGCTGGCCATCGAGGTCATCTACCGCTGGGTGGACCGCCGCGTGCCGGCGTGA
- a CDS encoding DUF5707 domain-containing protein has protein sequence MRIRATVAALSGTLALSALALPAAQAADGPNLSKLDALVAKAPADEAEGDTKITKVTVNGGKALVLGTTEKKKFTIDVTATDPEGIYGANAFLWHGTDLDSENGIDGLMIADGDAKCTVVNATTSTCTVAITADPKSDFYSNIVAGKWHVGASAIGKDGDFISKDKAPSDARVLRAAKLTTNASPEPVKKGKTITVTGALTRANWETYKYAGYTGQSVKLEFKKKGASTYSTVKTVKSGSKGALKTTVTASVDGNYRYVFAGSSTTAPVTATSDAIDVQ, from the coding sequence ATGCGCATCCGTGCCACCGTGGCCGCACTGTCCGGCACCCTGGCTCTGTCCGCACTCGCTCTCCCGGCCGCCCAGGCCGCCGACGGGCCGAACCTCTCGAAGCTCGACGCCCTGGTCGCCAAGGCTCCGGCCGACGAGGCCGAGGGCGACACCAAGATCACGAAGGTCACCGTCAACGGCGGCAAGGCCCTTGTGCTCGGCACCACCGAGAAGAAGAAGTTCACCATCGATGTCACCGCGACCGATCCGGAGGGCATCTACGGCGCCAACGCCTTCCTCTGGCACGGCACGGACCTCGACAGCGAGAACGGCATCGACGGCTTGATGATCGCGGACGGCGACGCCAAGTGCACGGTCGTGAACGCGACCACCTCGACCTGCACGGTCGCGATCACCGCCGACCCGAAGAGCGACTTCTACAGCAACATCGTGGCCGGCAAGTGGCACGTCGGCGCCTCGGCGATCGGCAAGGACGGCGACTTCATCAGCAAGGACAAGGCGCCCTCGGACGCCCGGGTCCTGCGCGCCGCCAAGCTCACCACCAACGCCTCCCCGGAGCCGGTCAAGAAGGGCAAGACCATCACGGTCACCGGCGCCCTGACCCGCGCCAACTGGGAGACCTACAAGTACGCCGGCTACACCGGCCAGTCCGTGAAGCTGGAGTTCAAGAAGAAGGGCGCGAGCACGTACTCCACCGTCAAGACGGTGAAGTCCGGCTCGAAGGGCGCGCTGAAGACCACCGTCACGGCCTCCGTCGACGGAAACTACCGCTACGTCTTCGCGGGCTCGTCCACCACCGCGCCCGTCACGGCCACCAGCGACGCCATCGACGTCCAGTAG
- a CDS encoding sacsin N-terminal ATP-binding-like domain-containing protein, protein MSKTVRPAAEGTDPFGTARLRHGVLDAWAAAPARFREDANAEEDLALGGYRDRLVVELAQNASDAAARAGVPGRLALTLRDGVLAAANRGAPLDAAGVESLSTLRASAKREESRDQKGQSVGRFGVGFAAVLAVSDEPAVVGRTGGVRWSLSEARELAAETARFSPGLGDEIRRRDGHVPLLRLPLAAEGIAPEGYDTVVILPLRDAAAEDLVARLLGEVDDALLLALPGLEEVSIETPDGTTRTLRRRAEAPYTVVEDSRDGTTRWRTVSRQGALDAALLKDRPVEERLRPHWSVTWAVPADRSGAPERPRTTPVVHAPTPSDEPLGVPALLIASFPLDTARRHAAPGPLTDFLVERAADAYVELLGEWRPVGEEIIGLVPGPLGQSELDGALRRAVLERLPRTAFLPPALPRGEEDEDGLPETLRPRDAEVVEGAGADTVRVLAEVLPSLLPAGLERRAELRTLGVARVPLTEAIDRLAGLEREPDWWRRLYDTLAGVDPERLSGLPVPLADRRTTIGPRQVLLPAPGDERDPASLARLGLKVAHPDAAHPLLEKLGALPATPRAVLTTPQVRAAVAVSLDDDTWDEDALDAEELADVVLALVRDANLAPGDEPWLAALALPDEDGELAPAGELVLPGSDFAAVMREDELALADQELTERWGEQPLAACGVLATFALVRATDVVLDPDELEPREGDFAEPDDVGLLDAVDVWCEDLLDRLPDTPVPPVATEIVAVRDLDLVDDECWPQALAMLSRPPLRDALTQPLRVLLPDGTTQTVRSYTAWWLRGHPVLDGRRPAGLRAEGGDPLLVGLYDAADASGFGDEQVLRALGVRTSVAALLEEPGGAAELLDRLADPERPVSPGQLHALYGALADLDPERVTLPDELRAVVDGEVVVVDAADAVVADAPDLLPLAEGVALLPVEPRRAGDLAELFQVRRLSETAAVDPAGQGVERAVPEPVRILLGATTPRTYVEHDELIAGGVELDWRRTPDGTVHAATLEGVAAGLAWAAGQWPRRFEVAALLEDPSRTAELARDRWFD, encoded by the coding sequence GTGAGCAAGACCGTGCGGCCGGCGGCCGAAGGTACGGATCCCTTCGGCACCGCCCGCCTCCGCCACGGAGTCCTCGACGCCTGGGCGGCGGCCCCCGCCCGCTTCCGTGAGGACGCCAACGCCGAGGAAGACCTCGCCCTCGGCGGCTACCGCGACCGCCTGGTCGTCGAGCTGGCCCAGAACGCCTCCGACGCCGCCGCCCGCGCGGGCGTCCCCGGACGGCTCGCTCTGACGCTGCGCGACGGCGTCCTCGCCGCGGCGAACCGCGGCGCCCCCCTCGACGCCGCCGGGGTGGAGTCCCTGTCCACCCTCCGCGCCTCCGCGAAGCGGGAGGAGAGCAGGGACCAGAAGGGGCAGAGCGTGGGACGGTTCGGCGTCGGGTTCGCCGCCGTGCTCGCCGTCAGCGACGAGCCCGCCGTCGTGGGGCGGACCGGCGGCGTCCGCTGGTCGCTGTCCGAGGCCAGGGAACTGGCCGCGGAGACCGCCCGGTTCAGCCCCGGCCTCGGCGACGAGATCCGGCGCAGGGACGGGCACGTACCGCTGCTGCGGCTGCCACTGGCCGCCGAGGGCATCGCTCCCGAGGGTTACGACACCGTCGTCATCCTGCCCCTGCGCGACGCCGCCGCCGAGGACCTCGTCGCGCGGCTCCTCGGCGAGGTCGACGACGCCCTGCTCCTCGCCCTCCCGGGGCTCGAGGAAGTCAGCATCGAAACCCCGGACGGCACCACCCGCACCCTGCGCCGCCGCGCCGAGGCCCCGTACACCGTCGTCGAGGACAGCAGGGACGGCACGACCCGCTGGCGCACCGTCAGCCGCCAGGGCGCCCTCGACGCCGCCCTCCTGAAGGACCGGCCCGTCGAGGAGCGGCTGCGCCCGCACTGGTCGGTCACCTGGGCCGTGCCGGCGGACCGCTCAGGCGCCCCGGAGCGGCCCCGCACCACCCCCGTCGTGCACGCGCCGACACCCAGCGACGAGCCGCTCGGCGTACCGGCGCTGCTCATCGCGTCGTTCCCGCTGGACACCGCACGGCGGCACGCCGCGCCCGGTCCGCTGACCGACTTCCTCGTGGAGCGGGCGGCGGACGCGTACGTCGAACTCCTCGGCGAATGGCGGCCGGTGGGCGAGGAGATCATCGGCCTGGTGCCCGGGCCGCTCGGTCAGAGCGAGCTGGACGGCGCCCTGCGCCGGGCCGTTCTGGAGCGGCTGCCGCGTACCGCCTTCCTGCCGCCCGCCCTGCCCCGGGGCGAGGAGGACGAGGACGGTCTGCCCGAGACGCTGCGGCCCCGGGACGCGGAGGTCGTGGAGGGCGCCGGTGCCGACACGGTCCGGGTGCTCGCCGAGGTGCTGCCCAGCCTGCTGCCCGCGGGACTTGAGCGCCGCGCCGAGCTGCGCACCCTCGGTGTCGCCCGCGTCCCGCTGACCGAGGCGATCGACCGGCTCGCCGGTCTGGAGCGGGAGCCCGACTGGTGGCGCCGCCTTTACGACACCCTCGCCGGGGTCGACCCGGAGCGGCTCTCGGGACTGCCGGTGCCGCTCGCCGACAGGCGTACGACGATCGGGCCCCGGCAGGTGCTGCTGCCCGCCCCCGGTGACGAGCGCGACCCCGCGTCGCTGGCCCGCCTCGGCCTGAAGGTCGCCCACCCGGACGCCGCCCACCCGCTGCTGGAAAAGCTCGGCGCGCTCCCCGCCACGCCCCGCGCCGTCCTGACCACGCCGCAGGTGCGCGCGGCCGTCGCCGTTTCCCTCGACGACGACACGTGGGACGAGGACGCCCTGGACGCCGAGGAGCTGGCGGACGTCGTGCTCGCGCTGGTGCGGGACGCGAACCTCGCGCCCGGTGACGAGCCGTGGCTCGCCGCCCTCGCCCTGCCCGACGAGGACGGCGAACTGGCACCCGCCGGTGAACTCGTCCTGCCGGGCAGCGACTTCGCGGCCGTCATGCGCGAGGACGAACTGGCCCTCGCCGACCAGGAGTTGACCGAGCGCTGGGGCGAGCAGCCGCTGGCCGCCTGTGGTGTGCTCGCCACCTTCGCGCTCGTACGGGCCACCGACGTCGTCCTCGACCCGGACGAACTGGAGCCGCGTGAGGGCGACTTCGCCGAGCCCGACGACGTAGGGCTCCTCGACGCCGTCGACGTGTGGTGCGAGGACCTGCTCGACCGGCTGCCGGACACCCCGGTGCCGCCGGTCGCCACGGAGATCGTCGCCGTACGGGATCTGGACCTGGTCGACGACGAATGCTGGCCGCAGGCGCTCGCGATGCTCTCGCGCCCGCCGCTGCGGGACGCGCTGACGCAGCCGCTGCGGGTGCTGCTGCCGGACGGCACGACGCAGACCGTCCGCTCGTACACGGCCTGGTGGCTGCGCGGCCACCCCGTCCTCGACGGGCGCCGTCCCGCCGGACTGCGCGCGGAAGGCGGCGATCCGCTCCTGGTGGGGCTGTACGACGCGGCGGACGCGTCCGGGTTCGGCGACGAGCAGGTGCTGCGCGCCCTCGGCGTACGCACGTCCGTCGCGGCCCTCCTTGAGGAGCCGGGCGGTGCCGCCGAACTCCTCGACCGGCTCGCGGACCCCGAGCGGCCCGTTTCGCCCGGCCAACTGCACGCCCTGTACGGCGCGCTGGCGGATCTCGACCCGGAGCGGGTGACGCTCCCCGACGAGCTGCGCGCGGTGGTGGACGGCGAGGTCGTGGTGGTCGACGCGGCGGACGCGGTGGTCGCCGACGCCCCCGACCTGCTGCCGCTGGCCGAGGGTGTGGCGCTGCTGCCCGTCGAGCCCCGCAGGGCCGGTGACCTGGCGGAGCTGTTCCAGGTGCGCAGGCTGAGCGAGACGGCGGCCGTCGATCCCGCGGGACAGGGCGTCGAGCGTGCGGTGCCGGAACCGGTGCGGATCCTGCTGGGCGCGACGACCCCGCGGACGTACGTCGAGCACGACGAACTGATCGCGGGCGGTGTCGAGCTGGACTGGCGGCGCACCCCGGACGGCACCGTGCACGCGGCGACCCTGGAGGGGGTCGCGGCCGGGCTCGCCTGGGCGGCGGGGCAGTGGCCGCGCCGCTTCGAGGTGGCGGCGCTGCTCGAAGACCCCTCGCGGACGGCGGAGTTGGCGCGGGACCGCTGGTTCGACTGA
- a CDS encoding DUF3027 domain-containing protein, translating to MSAATTRSRTQRTPRTPDRLCAEAVGLARAAAEETAAPGVVGEHVEVVVEGDRVVTHLFECKEFGYRGWRWAVTVARASRAKVVTLDETVLLPGPDALLAPEWVPWSERLRPGDMGPGDLLPTDAEDLRLEPGFTGEEEPPPNSIVSQEMAALAEAEDAEVTAGSPAELPVAPARGSIAAIADELGMRRARVLSRYGLHVAADRWEESHGAKTPMAQAAPAACVSCGFLVAIGGSLGQAFGVCANEFGPADGHVVSLSYGCGGHSEAAVMPKPPRPAPPVLDETRVDVLPLRPSADSGSVSVEGPSEELGHS from the coding sequence GTGAGCGCAGCGACAACGCGAAGCCGTACCCAGCGCACCCCGCGTACCCCCGACCGCCTGTGCGCCGAGGCGGTCGGCCTCGCGCGCGCCGCGGCCGAGGAGACCGCCGCGCCCGGTGTGGTCGGTGAGCATGTCGAGGTCGTCGTCGAGGGCGACCGCGTCGTCACGCACCTGTTCGAGTGCAAGGAGTTCGGCTACCGCGGCTGGCGCTGGGCGGTGACGGTCGCCCGTGCCTCGCGGGCGAAGGTCGTCACGCTCGACGAGACGGTACTGCTGCCGGGCCCCGACGCCCTGCTGGCCCCCGAGTGGGTGCCGTGGAGCGAGCGGCTCCGCCCCGGCGACATGGGCCCCGGTGATCTGCTGCCGACCGACGCCGAGGATCTCCGTCTCGAGCCCGGCTTCACCGGCGAGGAGGAGCCGCCGCCGAACTCGATCGTGTCGCAGGAGATGGCGGCGCTCGCCGAGGCCGAGGACGCCGAGGTCACGGCGGGATCGCCCGCCGAGCTGCCGGTGGCCCCGGCGCGTGGCTCCATCGCGGCGATCGCCGATGAGCTGGGCATGCGCAGGGCGCGGGTCCTCTCGCGGTACGGGCTGCATGTCGCCGCCGACCGCTGGGAGGAGTCGCACGGCGCGAAGACCCCGATGGCGCAGGCGGCGCCGGCGGCGTGCGTGAGCTGCGGGTTCCTGGTCGCGATCGGTGGCTCGCTCGGGCAGGCGTTCGGGGTGTGCGCCAATGAGTTCGGGCCTGCGGACGGGCATGTCGTCTCGCTCTCGTACGGCTGCGGCGGGCACTCGGAGGCAGCCGTCATGCCGAAGCCGCCCCGGCCGGCGCCGCCGGTTCTCGACGAGACGCGGGTGGACGTACTGCCCCTTCGGCCCTCGGCGGACTCGGGGTCGGTCTCGGTGGAGGGCCCGAGCGAAGAACTGGGCCACAGCTAG
- a CDS encoding MFS transporter yields the protein MNDVAPTRSTSVGTVSPGPARRAARALGRALHLPFTGTARGIRKATHAHGAGESGLGKLIELHAVNGAGDVMVTVALASTVFFSVPTDEARGRVALYLAITMAPFTLLAPVIGPLLDRLPHGRRAAMAGAMLARALLALVLSGAVATGSVEMYPAALGVLVASKAYGVVRSAVVPRLLPPRFSLVKANSRVTLGGLLATAVAAPAGAGLQAIGPRWPLYGAFVIFVSGMFLSFSLPRKVDSAKGESKALLAADEEHLHLHARAEAAADTTRKRRLGLRTVGPAVTHALAANATLRCLSGFLIFFLAFLLREHPLGGQSAAVSLGIVGVAAGTGNALGTAVGAWLKSRAPELIIVTVVAVVLGVAIASAVFFGPVGVACLGACAGFAQALSKLSLDALIQRDVPEQVRTSAFARSETLLQVAWVVGGAIGIALPLNGSLGLSVAAGILALGWLSTVRGLLRTARGGGARRARVV from the coding sequence ATGAACGACGTGGCCCCCACAAGGTCGACATCCGTAGGAACCGTCTCGCCGGGCCCGGCGAGGCGGGCCGCGCGTGCGCTGGGACGTGCCCTGCATCTGCCGTTCACCGGGACGGCCCGCGGTATCCGCAAGGCGACCCACGCCCACGGCGCGGGCGAGTCCGGCCTCGGCAAGCTGATCGAGCTGCACGCGGTGAACGGCGCGGGCGACGTCATGGTCACCGTGGCTCTCGCCTCCACCGTCTTCTTCTCCGTGCCGACGGACGAGGCCCGCGGGCGCGTCGCGCTCTACCTCGCCATCACGATGGCCCCCTTCACCCTCCTCGCCCCCGTCATCGGCCCGCTCCTCGACCGGCTCCCGCACGGCCGCCGCGCCGCGATGGCCGGTGCGATGCTGGCCCGTGCCCTGCTCGCGCTGGTCCTCTCGGGCGCCGTCGCCACCGGCAGTGTGGAGATGTATCCGGCGGCGCTCGGCGTACTCGTCGCGTCGAAGGCGTACGGCGTGGTGCGCAGTGCCGTCGTGCCGCGCCTTCTGCCACCCCGGTTCTCGCTGGTCAAGGCGAACTCCCGGGTGACGCTCGGGGGCCTTCTCGCGACGGCGGTGGCGGCGCCCGCGGGCGCGGGGCTCCAGGCGATCGGCCCGCGCTGGCCGCTGTACGGGGCGTTCGTGATCTTCGTATCGGGGATGTTCCTGTCGTTCTCGCTGCCCCGCAAGGTCGACTCGGCGAAGGGCGAGAGCAAGGCGCTGCTCGCCGCCGACGAGGAACACCTGCATCTGCACGCGCGCGCCGAGGCCGCCGCCGACACCACCCGCAAGCGGCGCCTCGGGCTGCGGACGGTCGGCCCCGCCGTCACCCACGCCCTGGCCGCCAACGCCACGCTGCGCTGTCTCTCCGGCTTCCTCATCTTCTTCCTGGCGTTCCTGCTGCGCGAGCATCCCCTCGGCGGGCAGAGCGCGGCCGTCTCGCTCGGGATAGTGGGCGTCGCGGCGGGCACGGGCAATGCTCTCGGCACGGCCGTGGGCGCCTGGCTGAAGTCACGGGCCCCGGAGTTGATCATCGTGACGGTCGTCGCGGTGGTGCTGGGCGTGGCGATCGCGTCCGCGGTGTTCTTCGGGCCGGTGGGCGTGGCCTGCCTCGGCGCGTGCGCGGGCTTCGCGCAGGCCCTCTCGAAGCTGTCCCTGGACGCGCTGATCCAGCGGGACGTCCCCGAGCAGGTCCGCACCTCCGCCTTCGCCCGCTCCGAGACGCTGCTCCAGGTCGCCTGGGTGGTCGGCGGCGCCATCGGCATCGCCCTGCCGCTGAACGGCTCGCTCGGCCTGTCGGTGGCCGCGGGGATCCTCGCGCTCGGCTGGCTCTCGACCGTGCGGGGGCTGCTCAGGACGGCCCGCGGCGGCGGCGCGCGCCGCGCCCGGGTGGTGTGA